A portion of the Chondrinema litorale genome contains these proteins:
- the ppk2 gene encoding polyphosphate kinase 2 — translation MAKTEKDEIISEKKKIKKIYNAVLPQLQTELVKLQRWIVQKNLKVVVLFEGRDAAGKGSTIKTITELLNPRVCRVVALGKPTEKEKTQWYFQRYVSQLPAAGEMVLFDRSWYNRAGVEKVMGFCTDEEHREFLRSCPEFEKMLKRSGIILIKYWFSVSYEEQERRFLERLNNPAKRWKFSPMDVKAREKWIEYSKAKDEMLAYTDTKQNPWYVVNSDVKKRARLNCITHLLSLIHYKEIPFDNIELPARDESKKYIRPPKSEQNYIPEIY, via the coding sequence ATGGCAAAAACAGAAAAAGACGAAATAATCAGCGAGAAGAAGAAAATTAAAAAAATTTACAATGCTGTTTTACCTCAACTACAAACTGAGTTAGTAAAACTTCAGCGTTGGATAGTGCAGAAAAATTTAAAGGTAGTTGTGTTGTTCGAAGGTCGGGATGCTGCCGGTAAAGGAAGCACAATTAAAACAATTACAGAATTACTCAATCCGAGAGTTTGTAGAGTTGTAGCACTTGGGAAACCAACCGAAAAAGAAAAAACTCAGTGGTATTTCCAGAGATATGTATCTCAATTACCGGCTGCTGGCGAAATGGTTTTATTCGATAGAAGCTGGTATAATAGAGCTGGGGTAGAGAAAGTAATGGGTTTTTGCACAGACGAAGAACACAGAGAGTTTTTAAGGTCTTGCCCAGAATTTGAAAAAATGCTCAAGCGATCGGGTATTATCCTTATTAAATATTGGTTTTCTGTGAGTTACGAAGAGCAAGAACGTAGGTTTTTAGAAAGATTAAACAACCCTGCAAAGCGCTGGAAGTTTAGCCCAATGGATGTAAAAGCCAGAGAAAAGTGGATAGAATACTCTAAGGCAAAAGATGAGATGCTTGCTTATACAGATACTAAGCAAAACCCTTGGTATGTAGTAAATTCTGATGTTAAAAAAAGAGCCAGGCTAAATTGCATTACTCATCTTTTAAGTCTGATTCATTACAAGGAAATTCCATTTGATAATATTGAATTACCAGCGAGAGATGAGTCTAAAAAATATATAAG